The proteins below come from a single Magnetococcales bacterium genomic window:
- the htpX gene encoding protease HtpX: MKRIVLFLLTNLAIMLVLGVVLNVVFQFTGMSQKNIPGLLVFAAIFGMGGAFISLAMSKPMAKWSTGAQVIDQPRDGTEAWLLGTVQRQAKAAGIGMPEVAIYEAGELNAFATGMNRNNALVAVSTGLLERMKRDEVEAVLGHEISHVANGDMVTMTLIQGVLNVFVILIARLLGGLIDNLLRSNDEEESSSGQGFVYGLVVFALEMVLGVLASLVVMAFSRYREFHADKGGAKLAGRESMIAALERLRRDQTGGQLPGEVAALGMNGARGGLSRLFMTHPPLEERIEALRRG; this comes from the coding sequence ATGAAACGGATCGTTCTTTTTCTTCTGACCAACCTGGCCATCATGCTGGTGTTGGGCGTGGTGTTGAATGTGGTCTTCCAATTTACCGGCATGTCCCAGAAGAACATACCGGGTCTTCTGGTTTTTGCGGCCATTTTCGGCATGGGCGGAGCATTCATCTCGCTGGCCATGTCCAAGCCGATGGCCAAGTGGTCTACCGGCGCTCAGGTGATCGATCAACCACGGGACGGAACGGAAGCCTGGCTGCTGGGCACCGTGCAGCGTCAGGCCAAGGCGGCCGGTATCGGCATGCCGGAAGTCGCCATCTACGAGGCGGGCGAGTTGAATGCCTTCGCCACCGGCATGAATCGCAACAATGCCCTGGTCGCGGTCAGCACCGGATTGCTGGAACGGATGAAACGCGATGAGGTGGAAGCGGTTCTGGGCCATGAGATCAGCCATGTGGCCAACGGGGATATGGTGACCATGACCCTAATTCAGGGGGTGCTCAACGTCTTCGTGATACTCATCGCCCGTCTTTTGGGAGGGCTTATCGACAACCTTCTGCGCTCCAACGACGAGGAGGAGTCCTCCTCGGGACAAGGCTTTGTCTATGGCCTGGTGGTTTTTGCGCTGGAGATGGTGCTGGGTGTACTGGCCAGCCTGGTCGTGATGGCCTTTTCCCGCTACCGGGAGTTTCATGCCGACAAGGGTGGGGCCAAACTGGCGGGGCGGGAATCCATGATTGCCGCTTTGGAACGGTTGCGTCGGGATCAGACCGGGGGACAGTTGCCGGGTGAGGTGGCGGCGTTGGGCATGAATGGGGCTCGGGGCGGGCTTTCCCGTCTTTTCATGACCCATCCTCCGCTGGAGGAGCGCATCGAAGCCCTGCGCCGGGGATGA
- a CDS encoding SpoIIE family protein phosphatase has translation MMEAEHALALPLVLVAEDDPVMQVAIGRFLQKNGYRVEMADHGAMAVEKFRRERPELVLLDASMPVLDGFATCEQLRREEGGDAVPVIIVTGREDDAAVEQAFQVGALEFISKPIRWSVLRQRLKLLLRAKRLEEERARALQEVQSSHDRLAYERRIVEKIIVRMRRSSRFDRQDLRLLMAPVERTAGDLVLSMKRPDGVAHLLVGDFTGHGLPAALGGPVVADLFYDLTERGASPQEILVEINRKLYEKLPTGLFLAVAFLCLDRQAGRCQVWNGGLPEVLWFRDAGCIGRCVTTNVPLGIIEERPPEEAPCVWEVQSGDRLFLFTDGVVETTDPDGRMFGLEGMEGFLSGILSRGEGLAKLHEVLHDHSCHGPQGDDLTVVDLVV, from the coding sequence ATGATGGAGGCGGAACACGCGCTGGCGCTCCCTCTGGTGTTGGTTGCGGAGGACGACCCGGTCATGCAGGTGGCCATCGGGCGCTTCTTGCAGAAGAACGGGTATCGGGTGGAAATGGCGGATCATGGGGCCATGGCTGTGGAGAAGTTTCGCCGGGAGCGGCCCGAGCTGGTCCTGCTGGATGCCTCCATGCCGGTACTGGACGGATTCGCCACCTGCGAGCAGCTCCGGCGGGAGGAGGGGGGCGACGCCGTGCCGGTGATCATCGTCACCGGTCGGGAGGATGACGCCGCCGTCGAGCAGGCCTTCCAGGTCGGCGCTCTGGAGTTCATCTCCAAGCCGATTCGCTGGTCGGTGCTGCGGCAGCGGCTGAAGCTGCTGCTGCGGGCCAAACGGCTGGAGGAGGAGCGGGCCAGGGCCTTGCAGGAGGTGCAGTCCAGCCACGATCGTTTGGCCTACGAACGGCGTATCGTGGAAAAGATCATCGTGCGCATGCGTCGTTCCAGCCGTTTCGACCGCCAGGATTTGCGCCTGTTGATGGCCCCGGTGGAACGCACCGCCGGGGATCTGGTGCTTTCCATGAAGCGTCCCGACGGGGTGGCCCACCTGCTGGTGGGGGATTTCACCGGACACGGGCTTCCGGCGGCATTGGGGGGACCGGTGGTGGCGGATCTCTTTTACGATCTGACGGAACGCGGTGCCTCCCCCCAGGAGATTCTGGTCGAGATCAACCGCAAGCTCTACGAAAAACTGCCCACGGGCCTCTTTCTGGCGGTGGCGTTCCTCTGCCTGGACCGTCAGGCGGGACGGTGTCAGGTTTGGAACGGGGGATTGCCCGAGGTGTTGTGGTTCCGTGATGCCGGGTGTATCGGACGTTGCGTAACCACCAACGTGCCGCTGGGTATCATCGAGGAGCGTCCTCCGGAAGAGGCCCCCTGTGTCTGGGAGGTTCAGTCCGGAGACCGTCTCTTCCTGTTCACCGACGGCGTGGTGGAGACCACCGACCCCGACGGACGCATGTTCGGTCTGGAGGGGATGGAAGGGTTCCTCTCGGGCATCCTCTCACGGGGAGAGGGGCTGGCCAAGCTGCACGAAGTGCTGCACGACCACTCCTGCCACGGTCCCCAGGGGGATGACCTGACGGTGGTGGATCTGGTGGTTTGA